GTCttgaaaaataaaatgatatagCTAGATTAAGAAATAAGGATAAAGTGTGGGTGTGCATATATAATTTCAATGTAAAACTAGTAGTTGATCTCGATACAACTTGTAAAATTATAGATTATAATTTAAGATTATTCAATTGAgaaatatattcaaaatattagtGGACAAACTCGATTAGGCTCGAGTTCAGCTCAGCTCGGTTGTTCGTGAACAAACTCgtgttcggctcgagctcgacTCGTTTATAAACGAGCCGAGTTTGAACATCACTTTCCGCTCGGTAttaaactcggctcggctcgttttaaaaataaactaagCTCGACTCGGCTCGGACAGAACCCGGCTCGACTCTGTTCGTTTGCAGCTCTATGCGTGCCGGTTCCGGGCCGGTTTCGGTTTCAGAATATACAGTTCGTATTCGGTTCGTGTTCTTACCCGGTTTGTGCCGAATAATTAACCGCTACGTCACGGTCCGAGTTAGATGATTTTTTGGCGAGCCGAATTCCGATCGGGCCGAGCCAAACCATTTGTTTGGTCGGCTCTCGTGGGTGGTAACTACTAACTAATGACTTATATTAGCTGTCTGGCAAATGATGTTCTCTATCTCTGtcattttttaatattttttatatattttccTGTAAAAATGTCAACAACAGTTTCCTTCTTTTTCCTATCATTAGCTAAAGTCATGTCTATTAAAATAATGCTCGAATTAACTTAGATGGTTGTAATTTATTATGACTTTGCATTCTTGTTTCGGAATAAAAGtattttgtattttgtactttGAATGCTTAAAAATTTTATTACTCGTATTTATCTTACTAATTTTATTGGACGCGATTTTATAGCCAAACCCGCTCCGTTAAAAACCGAACCgagatttttaaaatcgaaatCGAAACCGAATTGGTGACTTCGGTTATGGTTGcggttttaaattttaaaaaccgagGGTATGCGGTTGCGGTTTCGGTTTCAGTTTTTAACAAAATCCCCCCTGATCCGCCCCGCGCACTCCGCTAAGAGCATATGCAGCCCGTGAGGGGCGTCAATTCATCAATTCATGAATTGAATCAATGGATTTGGTTACTATTCATTACAAATCAATCGTTTTTGTTAATTTATATACACCCATCAAACTCCATCATTTCATCGATTACTATTCattgaataaataattatatatattactagctatctttttcaataatttagtataaaattatatatttaacttAAATTTATTATTTAGTGTTCTCAGAAATAATATTCTTGACAATAATTAATCGTGATATttttaaataaatgattttttgtCAAATTAAATATATAGTATTTAAAATTACATAATGCTAGCTAGTTTTtagtaatataatatataatatataatattttaatagataatatttaaatataggaacacaaaatatgtataattatatAGAAATATGCTATTATTATTAATTTCACAATGCAGATGACTAAATATGTGTGTGCCTGTGAAAAGTACGTGGGTCCAGTCATTTGCCAGCCGTTAGAGAACTGCCGTTGATTATTAATATTCCTATTAATGAATTAATGGAGTTTTGAAAATAgattgcatcaaaacacatccacTGCATATCAATTTTGCCATTGTCCATTAATTAAGCTGCTGAATTAACTAAAAGGAAATACCGGTATATATGCTCTAATATATACATACGTCTAGATAATAAAGCGGGATTCATTACGATTCTccacacaaaatataaatattcaCCATTTACCTCAAAACTTACTCGGAAAGAACATTGCTTAAGTCACGTTACGAATAGTCGAATACCATATTCACTCACCTTCATTAACTTTGCATTGATCATGTATTATTCTTATTTGATTTTATCGTATGTTTAATAGGTCCCTCCCAAGTCCCAAGTCCTTCTATACCATATGGCCCTGGTAGAAGTTACTCTGCGACAAAACCCCAAATGAAAAGACAAACTATCAAATGTCCAAGTTttctttttatatattatttaaagtaGTCACTCAGCTGGAGAGATCTGGGAGCAAGTCTAATGTTAAATGTAAAAAATagttatatttattattataatataaaattaaaaagtGTTTTTTGGTACTAAAATAAAAGTTATACTACAAAACTAGTTTCATAACTAGTTTTAAATCTACATAAATCTTTTAACTTCTACTTAATTTAATACTGTTTTGATACTTTGTGGTGTACAAaacaataattatttaatttttccCCTCCATTTGTATTAATAGATGATGTGGCAAGTATGTATCATTGGTTTCAAATTTAGAAGTAAGGATACATATATGCATATTTACATATAAGTATGACATCCTTTTAGAGTAGTATTTTTGCATTTGGTACTATAATATAACATTAATACCAAAGATAACATTGCATTAGACTTATATGAGATCTTCATTTTTCAAGATACACACAGACACAAAAAGTAAACATAAAATCACCACATTTCTAAAAAAACATGAAAATACAAGGAAAAAATTGACCCTAAGGAACAATTTTGGAGATTTTGAGCTTCTCAATCCACTGAATGAAAGAAGATTTGGAATTCCTAAAACCCAAGAAACCATGCTCCTTGCTCTTGTTCATACAATCTAAAGGATACTCAATGCCAAATGTAAAATCAGCAAGCCACCAAGCTCCCACATCTTCTAGTTTAGTTGGCACCAAATTGTTTTGTTTCACAATCTCTTCCCACACACTCCCTTTATCCTTCATCAACTCCACAAATGTCAGCCTCTCTCCGTCTTCAAGCTCTCCGCATTCCACCTCAAATTGCTCAGCCAAAACCTTCCAGAAATGCTTCCACTTGAACACATCACCATTACTGCAATTGAAAGCTTCATTCTTGGCCTTTGGATCCACTgcagcccatatctcttgctcaGCAATCAAGTCAGCATCCGAAGCTGAATAATAcgaactccaagcttctttagTCCCTGGAAACTTCATAACTGCACCCTCATGTTTGCATATTGAAGCATAAACACAGAGAGTACATATTATGTTCATCATACTGCAAGGTGAAAAACCAAATATAGGTCCAGGCCTATGGACTGACCAAGTTAAGCCATCCTTTTTGGCTACATTCTCGAACAAGATATCCTCGAGATTATAGTAAAAATTTGGAGCATCTAGCCTGGGAAGATCTTCGGTATGCGGAGGTTCATGTGGTGCAATCATAAAAGTATCAAAAGGACCCATGTAATGCTTTTTCCCGGTTGTCAAACAAATATGTTTCAGTTTTGGTGCATTCGGAATGATACAATTCAACAAGTTTTTAAACATTTTGCTATTTATTTCGCAGTTGTCAGCTTCAGTAGATCCACTAGCCCAAGTGACATAAAAGAGGTGAGTCACATCTTTAAGGCCGGAGAGTCTGGATTCAGTTTCCTTTGGATTGGAAATGTCACACTGGATGTACTCAACATGTTTGTTTGGAATCCATGGTGGTCTTGGACGACGAGCAACGCCGTAGACTTTCCACGGGCCGCCCGGGGTGTCAGGGAGAGGGAGAATCTCGGCCAGACTATTGCCAACAATGCCTGTAATGCCCACAACTAAGGCCACATTTTCGTAGCTCAACGGAACATTTTCTTGATTGAGAGATTCCTGTTCCTGTTGCATGCATGAAGGATTAAATTAGTAGTGGTGACTAGTAGTGAGATGTACAACTTAGTATGAACATAATTGAAAAACGAAGATTAGAAGAGacatatagagagagagagagaggattaAAGGATTACCATTGCAGCGCCAACTGAACGTGACCACCACCAGCTCATATTTTAGTTAGATCGTCTTTCGTGTATGCAATTTGTTAAGATATAATAGAGTATGTTACTATTTATAGGCAAGAATGATGTAGAAATGTGATGCGATGATAGACTGTGTGGTTTAAAATTTTGACACGTACTATCACAGAAGACAAAAGAAACATAAGCAAAAAATTGAAAACTTTCTTTAAAAGGAAAATATTTTTGGTTATAATATATTGTTACAATCCTAAAAATTGAGAATCAGAA
This sequence is a window from Apium graveolens cultivar Ventura chromosome 9, ASM990537v1, whole genome shotgun sequence. Protein-coding genes within it:
- the LOC141687489 gene encoding (S)-8-oxocitronellyl enol synthase ISY1-like, with the translated sequence MSWWWSRSVGAAMEQESLNQENVPLSYENVALVVGITGIVGNSLAEILPLPDTPGGPWKVYGVARRPRPPWIPNKHVEYIQCDISNPKETESRLSGLKDVTHLFYVTWASGSTEADNCEINSKMFKNLLNCIIPNAPKLKHICLTTGKKHYMGPFDTFMIAPHEPPHTEDLPRLDAPNFYYNLEDILFENVAKKDGLTWSVHRPGPIFGFSPCSMMNIICTLCVYASICKHEGAVMKFPGTKEAWSSYYSASDADLIAEQEIWAAVDPKAKNEAFNCSNGDVFKWKHFWKVLAEQFEVECGELEDGERLTFVELMKDKGSVWEEIVKQNNLVPTKLEDVGAWWLADFTFGIEYPLDCMNKSKEHGFLGFRNSKSSFIQWIEKLKISKIVP